Proteins encoded within one genomic window of Bacillus sp. 1NLA3E:
- the ftsY gene encoding signal recognition particle-docking protein FtsY: MSFFKKLKEKISKQTDSVTEKFKQGLTKTRDNFSGKVNDLVARYRKVDEEFFEELEEILIQADVGFDTVMKLIDELKLEVKRKNIQDPKEVQSVISEKLVEIYQGDKGETITSELNIQDNELTVILFVGVNGVGKTTTIGKLGHKFKSEGKRVLMAAGDTFRAGAIEQLEVWGERVGVEVIKQAAGSDPAAVMFDAIQAAKARNADILLCDTAGRLQNKVNLMKELEKVKRVIEREISGAPHEVLLVLDATTGQNAMIQAKTFKEATDVSGIVLTKLDGTAKGGIVLAIRNELDIPVKFVGLGEKMDDLQEFDAEKYVYGLFADQVENESDEE, translated from the coding sequence ATGAGCTTTTTTAAAAAATTAAAAGAGAAAATTTCTAAACAAACAGACAGCGTGACTGAAAAATTTAAACAGGGGTTAACGAAAACCCGTGATAATTTTTCCGGAAAAGTAAACGACCTTGTTGCGCGGTATCGTAAGGTTGATGAGGAATTTTTTGAAGAACTTGAGGAAATCCTGATTCAGGCAGACGTTGGTTTTGATACAGTGATGAAGTTGATTGATGAACTGAAATTAGAAGTGAAGCGGAAAAATATTCAAGATCCAAAAGAAGTTCAAAGTGTCATTTCTGAAAAACTCGTTGAGATTTATCAAGGAGACAAGGGTGAAACCATAACTTCTGAATTGAACATTCAGGATAATGAGTTAACCGTTATTTTATTTGTCGGTGTTAACGGAGTTGGTAAAACCACGACGATCGGAAAGCTAGGGCATAAATTCAAGTCGGAAGGTAAGCGGGTATTGATGGCTGCCGGGGACACTTTCCGTGCTGGTGCTATTGAGCAGTTAGAGGTATGGGGAGAGCGAGTTGGCGTGGAAGTAATTAAACAGGCAGCGGGTTCCGATCCAGCTGCAGTTATGTTTGATGCCATTCAGGCAGCAAAAGCCCGCAATGCTGATATCCTCCTATGTGATACAGCTGGTCGTCTACAAAATAAGGTCAACCTTATGAAAGAACTGGAAAAGGTAAAACGGGTTATCGAAAGGGAAATTTCAGGAGCACCGCATGAAGTATTGCTCGTCCTCGATGCAACAACAGGGCAAAATGCGATGATTCAAGCAAAAACTTTTAAAGAAGCGACAGATGTTAGTGGCATCGTGTTAACAAAACTCGATGGAACGGCTAAAGGAGGAATTGTTCTCGCGATTCGTAATGAGCTTGATATTCCTGTCAAATTTGTCGGTCTTGGTGAAAAAATGGATGACCTACAAGAGTTTGATGCTGAAAAATACGTTTATGGATTATTTGCGGATCAAGTGGAAAATGAGTCGGATGAAGAATAG
- a CDS encoding DUF350 domain-containing protein, with amino-acid sequence MDLYLNFSVYLIVSLLLLLIGIFIFEKSTTKLQEFKLIAQKNITAALSLGGKLLGLAVVLGAAAEYSVSLLDMIIWGAIGIVAQIIFFVLAEVITIRFSIQKAIEEDNRAVGIMLFSLSIAVGWVVSKCLTY; translated from the coding sequence GTGGATTTATATTTAAATTTTTCAGTTTACTTGATTGTATCCTTACTATTATTATTGATTGGCATTTTTATCTTTGAAAAAAGTACAACGAAGCTTCAAGAATTCAAGCTAATCGCTCAAAAAAATATTACTGCTGCATTATCATTGGGTGGGAAGCTATTAGGGCTTGCTGTGGTACTTGGTGCAGCAGCGGAGTACTCTGTTTCTTTACTAGATATGATTATTTGGGGGGCGATTGGAATTGTCGCTCAAATTATTTTCTTTGTTCTTGCTGAAGTGATCACGATCCGCTTTAGTATTCAAAAAGCAATTGAAGAAGATAACCGGGCAGTGGGGATTATGCTGTTTTCGCTATCAATTGCAGTTGGCTGGGTTGTTTCCAAATGTCTTACCTATTAA
- a CDS encoding glutathionylspermidine synthase family protein, giving the protein MKSKGEFFVDSSSYHVTRQQFFNKVVDFWPDLYGEEYALYDIFETDRDFIKKVHQSSERIGHIFFKISKLLRKVNDEILLEMGFPEETLSFLRIPSHTAESVISRLDLVQSGTTFKCLEMNSDTPTFIKEVFNINELICKEFQLENPNRGMNRKLSEVVRNSINASIRQKQPNVIFTSHYDHLEDRNTALYLQKISQFPSKYLPLNRLRIVKGEGLYDDEGQKIDVLYRQTFPIENLICDEDEAGNPIGIWLLELVQLGCLAIINPPSSFLLQNKTVQAVIWGLHQDKHPFFTEEEHGWINEHFLPTYLEPDSFLKAKQAYVKKPSFGREGDTVEIYDGNGNLKAEDVLKTYQKYIPIYQKYIELPTVPFFSEKGKQQGHMIIGSFLLNGQPGGIGCRVGNLITDNLSYFLPIGVR; this is encoded by the coding sequence ATGAAGAGTAAAGGAGAATTTTTTGTGGATTCCTCATCCTATCATGTAACGCGCCAACAATTCTTCAATAAAGTGGTGGATTTCTGGCCGGATCTTTATGGAGAAGAGTATGCACTTTATGATATTTTTGAAACTGATCGTGATTTTATAAAAAAAGTCCACCAATCATCGGAGCGAATTGGCCATATTTTTTTTAAAATATCCAAGCTTCTTCGTAAGGTCAATGATGAGATATTATTGGAGATGGGGTTCCCAGAGGAAACTCTTTCTTTTTTACGAATACCATCGCACACGGCGGAAAGTGTGATTTCTCGCCTCGACTTGGTTCAAAGCGGAACTACCTTTAAATGTTTAGAAATGAATTCAGATACTCCGACCTTTATTAAAGAAGTATTTAATATCAATGAGTTGATCTGTAAGGAGTTTCAACTGGAAAACCCTAATCGAGGGATGAACCGAAAGCTCAGTGAGGTCGTTCGAAACAGCATTAATGCTTCAATAAGACAGAAACAACCAAATGTTATTTTCACCTCGCATTATGACCATCTTGAAGACCGAAACACGGCGTTGTATCTTCAAAAGATATCTCAATTTCCTTCTAAATATCTTCCTCTCAACCGACTCCGTATTGTGAAAGGGGAAGGTCTTTACGATGACGAGGGGCAGAAAATTGATGTTCTTTATCGGCAAACCTTTCCAATTGAAAATTTGATATGTGATGAAGATGAAGCGGGTAATCCGATTGGTATATGGCTTCTCGAATTAGTCCAATTAGGTTGCCTAGCTATTATTAATCCCCCCTCTTCCTTCCTTTTACAAAATAAAACGGTTCAGGCGGTGATATGGGGGTTGCATCAGGATAAACACCCATTTTTTACTGAAGAAGAACATGGGTGGATCAACGAGCATTTCCTTCCTACATACCTTGAACCAGACTCTTTTTTAAAAGCGAAGCAGGCCTACGTCAAAAAACCTTCGTTTGGTCGAGAGGGAGACACGGTCGAAATTTATGATGGAAACGGAAACCTAAAAGCGGAAGATGTCTTAAAAACGTATCAAAAATATATTCCAATCTATCAAAAGTATATTGAGCTTCCAACAGTTCCCTTTTTCAGTGAAAAAGGGAAACAACAGGGACATATGATTATTGGTAGTTTTCTCTTAAATGGTCAACCGGGAGGAATTGGGTGTCGGGTTGGGAACCTTATTACCGATAATCTGTCGTATTTTTTACCAATTGGTGTCCGCTAA
- a CDS encoding potassium channel family protein, with translation MWILHKIFSKLSKVSLGKLVAITILVIFASSFTMRNLEPKTFPTFFDALWWTMTTIVTVGYGDFYPSSQVGRIFTMLLLYTVGIGAMGLIIGKIFESFSLYRKLKEEGKLKYSGEGHYILIGSSREKMQNVLEEIISTETKAEIVIIDNDIKCPIEHERVHFISGDPADEEILLKANILESRSVSIFTDERIELTEYADGKTLLIASRVESISKRFQKSIYTIVEIMKENHISLFEYAHVDEFILAKESVSRLMAQAAIYPGSSRLFKQLLSNTDKDNLYEIYKKPQWNTYKDAAMDLFDLGATLISDGSHLDIARRPNDSIADDAKMFVICDEVTYKKIKNS, from the coding sequence ATGTGGATTTTACATAAAATATTTTCGAAGTTAAGTAAAGTTAGTCTTGGGAAATTAGTGGCTATTACGATTTTAGTCATTTTCGCAAGCAGTTTTACGATGCGAAATTTAGAACCTAAAACCTTTCCGACCTTTTTTGATGCTTTATGGTGGACGATGACGACCATTGTAACGGTTGGTTACGGAGATTTCTATCCTAGTAGTCAGGTCGGACGAATTTTTACCATGCTATTGCTGTACACGGTTGGAATCGGGGCGATGGGTCTTATTATTGGGAAGATATTTGAGAGCTTTAGTTTGTATCGGAAGCTAAAGGAGGAAGGTAAGTTGAAATATTCGGGGGAAGGTCATTATATATTAATAGGATCATCAAGGGAGAAAATGCAAAATGTGTTGGAGGAAATCATTAGTACCGAAACCAAAGCGGAAATAGTCATTATTGATAATGACATTAAATGTCCAATTGAACACGAACGGGTCCATTTTATCAGTGGTGATCCCGCCGATGAGGAAATCTTGTTGAAGGCGAACATTCTTGAATCAAGATCCGTTTCGATTTTTACTGATGAGCGAATTGAACTTACCGAATATGCGGATGGGAAAACTCTGCTGATTGCATCCCGGGTTGAGTCTATCTCTAAACGGTTCCAAAAAAGTATCTACACCATAGTAGAAATCATGAAGGAAAATCATATTTCCTTATTCGAATACGCACATGTCGATGAGTTTATTTTGGCTAAGGAATCGGTTTCCCGCTTGATGGCGCAGGCTGCAATCTACCCTGGGTCGAGCCGTTTATTTAAGCAATTACTCAGCAATACAGATAAAGACAATCTATATGAAATCTACAAGAAACCACAATGGAATACATATAAAGATGCGGCTATGGATTTATTTGATTTAGGGGCAACCCTCATTTCGGACGGAAGTCATTTAGACATAGCCAGGAGACCGAACGACTCAATTGCGGATGATGCAAAAATGTTTGTGATTTGTGATGAAGTGACGTATAAGAAAATAAAAAATTCCTAG
- a CDS encoding putative DNA-binding protein yields MLEKTTRMNYLYDFYQSLLTPKQSSYMSLYYLEDYSLGEIAEEYNISRQAVYDNIKRTEAMLEEYEEKLLLLQKFQDRCKLLADIKEMLAEETPSKQALYEAVAEVEKLD; encoded by the coding sequence ATGCTGGAAAAAACAACACGCATGAATTATCTATACGATTTTTATCAATCGTTGTTAACCCCAAAGCAGAGCAGCTACATGTCCCTATATTACCTAGAAGACTATTCCTTAGGAGAAATCGCTGAAGAATATAATATAAGCCGGCAAGCTGTTTATGACAACATAAAGAGAACCGAAGCGATGCTAGAGGAATACGAGGAAAAGTTATTGCTGTTACAAAAATTTCAAGATCGTTGCAAGCTTCTTGCCGACATAAAGGAAATGCTTGCAGAAGAAACACCTTCTAAACAGGCACTGTATGAAGCAGTGGCTGAAGTAGAGAAACTAGATTAG
- the ffh gene encoding signal recognition particle protein, which yields MAFEGLADRLQNTIQKIRGKGKVNEADVKEMMREVRLALLEADVNFKVVKEFVKKVSERAQGQEVMKSLTPGQQVIKVVKEELTELMGGEQSKIAVSNRPPTVILMVGLQGAGKTTTSGKLANLLRKKYNRNPLLVAADIYRPAAIKQLETLGKQLGMSVFSLGDQVNPVEIAKQAIAKAKEDHHDYVLIDTAGRLHVDEALMDELKQIKELTKPDEIFLVVDAMTGQDAVNVAQSFNETLGLTGVVLTKLDGDTRGGAALSIRSVTNTPIKFVGLGEKMDALEPFHPERMASRILGMGDMLTLIEKAQANVDEEKAKELEKKMRTASFTLDDFLDQLGQVRNLGPLDELLKMMPGANKIKGLNNVQIDEKQISHVEAIIQSMTKEEKLHPEVINANRRKRIAKGSGTAVPDVNRLLKQFEDMKKMMKQMTGMQQKGKKKGGFKLPFNPF from the coding sequence ATGGCGTTTGAAGGATTGGCCGACCGACTGCAAAATACGATCCAAAAAATCCGCGGTAAAGGGAAAGTAAACGAAGCGGATGTTAAGGAAATGATGCGTGAAGTTCGTCTCGCTCTTCTAGAGGCTGACGTTAACTTTAAGGTAGTCAAGGAATTTGTTAAAAAAGTAAGTGAGAGAGCACAAGGTCAAGAGGTTATGAAAAGCCTTACACCTGGACAACAAGTCATTAAGGTCGTAAAAGAGGAACTAACGGAGTTAATGGGCGGCGAACAAAGTAAAATTGCCGTTTCTAATCGTCCTCCTACTGTAATTTTAATGGTGGGTCTACAAGGTGCTGGTAAAACAACAACATCAGGAAAACTTGCAAACCTACTTCGAAAAAAGTACAATCGGAACCCGTTGCTCGTTGCGGCCGATATTTATCGTCCAGCAGCAATCAAACAGCTTGAGACGCTTGGCAAGCAGCTTGGAATGTCTGTCTTTTCCCTTGGTGATCAAGTAAATCCGGTTGAAATAGCGAAACAAGCGATTGCAAAAGCTAAGGAAGATCATCATGACTATGTATTAATTGATACAGCAGGTCGATTGCATGTTGACGAAGCACTTATGGATGAATTAAAACAGATAAAAGAGCTTACGAAGCCTGATGAAATCTTCCTTGTCGTTGATGCGATGACTGGTCAAGATGCTGTAAACGTAGCCCAAAGCTTTAATGAGACTCTGGGACTTACGGGTGTTGTCTTAACCAAGTTAGACGGTGATACTCGTGGTGGTGCAGCCTTGTCGATTCGTTCTGTTACCAATACACCGATTAAATTTGTCGGTCTTGGTGAGAAAATGGATGCGTTGGAGCCTTTCCATCCTGAACGCATGGCATCAAGGATCTTAGGAATGGGAGATATGCTAACCCTTATCGAAAAAGCCCAAGCTAATGTAGATGAGGAGAAAGCAAAAGAGTTAGAAAAGAAGATGCGCACAGCTTCTTTCACTCTGGACGATTTTCTTGATCAACTCGGGCAAGTTCGTAACCTAGGTCCGCTTGATGAACTATTAAAGATGATGCCTGGTGCGAACAAGATTAAGGGTTTGAATAATGTTCAAATTGATGAAAAACAAATTTCCCATGTGGAAGCCATCATTCAATCGATGACAAAGGAAGAAAAGCTGCATCCTGAGGTGATTAATGCGAATCGTCGTAAACGGATCGCCAAAGGAAGTGGAACAGCAGTTCCTGATGTCAATCGTCTTCTAAAACAATTTGAAGACATGAAGAAAATGATGAAACAAATGACTGGCATGCAGCAAAAAGGGAAGAAAAAAGGTGGTTTTAAGCTACCGTTTAATCCTTTCTAA
- the rpsP gene encoding 30S ribosomal protein S16, translating to MAVKIRLKRMGAKKSPFYRIVVADSRSPRDGRQIETVGTYNPVVQPAQVLINEELALKWLQNGAKPSDTVRNLFSSQGIMEKFHNVKNSK from the coding sequence ATGGCAGTAAAAATTCGCTTAAAACGTATGGGAGCAAAAAAATCTCCTTTCTATCGTATTGTAGTTGCTGATTCTCGTTCACCACGTGATGGACGTCAAATTGAAACAGTTGGAACATATAATCCTGTTGTTCAACCAGCACAAGTATTAATCAACGAAGAGCTTGCTCTTAAATGGTTACAAAATGGTGCAAAACCATCTGATACAGTTCGTAACCTTTTCTCTAGCCAAGGCATCATGGAAAAATTCCATAATGTTAAAAACAGCAAGTAA
- a CDS encoding KH domain-containing protein → MKQLIETIVKPLVDFPDDVLVDVIEEDHRVTYKLSVNKIDMGKVIGKQGRVAKAIRTVVYAAGSSQQKKIFLEISE, encoded by the coding sequence ATGAAGCAGCTTATTGAAACGATTGTTAAGCCCCTTGTTGATTTTCCAGATGATGTCTTAGTTGACGTCATTGAAGAGGATCACCGCGTAACCTATAAGCTTTCTGTCAACAAGATTGACATGGGAAAAGTAATTGGAAAGCAGGGGCGCGTTGCAAAGGCCATTAGAACAGTAGTCTATGCAGCAGGATCATCACAACAGAAGAAGATTTTTTTAGAAATCTCAGAATGA
- a CDS encoding YlqD family protein, whose amino-acid sequence MKLLQTVVIKQVLTEQSKDNLFDKYHSKKLQLQKECDQLRFELKKLEKAKKYQPASLMKHFEKEIQARHEKIKLADFQIEQLHILPLGSELKEREVQALVELNEGDSWEEFLTGKTIVIKDGLVAEIRER is encoded by the coding sequence ATGAAACTACTTCAAACTGTCGTGATAAAACAAGTATTAACGGAACAAAGTAAGGACAATTTATTTGATAAATACCATTCAAAAAAATTGCAGTTACAAAAAGAATGTGATCAACTTAGGTTTGAATTAAAAAAGTTGGAAAAAGCAAAAAAATATCAGCCTGCTAGTTTAATGAAGCATTTTGAAAAAGAAATCCAAGCACGGCATGAAAAAATCAAGTTAGCAGACTTCCAAATCGAACAACTACATATCCTACCATTAGGAAGCGAATTAAAAGAACGAGAAGTACAAGCACTTGTTGAGTTAAATGAAGGAGATAGCTGGGAGGAGTTTCTAACTGGCAAAACCATTGTGATTAAAGATGGTTTAGTGGCAGAAATACGAGAAAGGTGA
- the rimM gene encoding ribosome maturation factor RimM (Essential for efficient processing of 16S rRNA), giving the protein MDKWFNVGKIVNVHGLKGEVRVISTTDFVAQRFKPGNHLFLFMPGANSNSPIELKVVSHRTHKNFELLTFEGFEDVNLVEKFRDGILKVPEDQLGALDEGEFYFHEIVGCLVCTVHGEEIGKVTEILTPGANDVWVIKPKTGRDILIPYIAQIVKKIDVKEKIILIEPMEGLLS; this is encoded by the coding sequence ATGGATAAATGGTTTAATGTTGGAAAAATCGTTAATGTACATGGCTTAAAAGGAGAAGTTCGGGTAATTTCAACAACGGACTTTGTTGCTCAGCGGTTCAAGCCTGGAAATCATTTATTTTTATTTATGCCAGGGGCGAATTCAAACAGCCCAATTGAATTAAAAGTGGTTAGTCATCGCACTCATAAAAACTTTGAGTTACTAACCTTTGAAGGATTCGAGGATGTTAATCTCGTCGAGAAATTTAGGGACGGGATATTAAAAGTTCCTGAAGATCAGCTTGGTGCACTCGATGAGGGTGAATTCTATTTCCATGAAATTGTAGGCTGTCTTGTTTGTACAGTACATGGCGAAGAAATAGGAAAAGTAACCGAGATTTTAACCCCAGGTGCAAATGATGTTTGGGTTATTAAGCCTAAAACAGGAAGGGACATTTTAATCCCTTATATTGCGCAAATCGTAAAAAAGATAGATGTTAAAGAAAAAATCATTTTGATAGAGCCAATGGAAGGCCTTTTATCATGA
- the trmD gene encoding tRNA (guanosine(37)-N1)-methyltransferase TrmD: MKIDVLSLFPEMFSGVFTQSILKKAADSGSVNYNVVNFRQFSDNKHQTVDDYPYGGGAGMVLKPQPIFDAVSELLNADTDATPRVILLCPQGERFTQKKAEELSEEQHLIFICGHYEGYDERIREYLITDEISIGDYVLTGGELGAMVIIDSVVRLLPGVLGNEESHQKDSFSTGFLEHPHYTRPAEFRGMNVPDVLLSGNHRLIEEWRTKESLRRTYLRRPDLLEKVELTEQQQKWLEELRNQHD; the protein is encoded by the coding sequence ATGAAAATTGATGTTCTTTCGCTTTTCCCTGAAATGTTTTCAGGTGTATTCACCCAGTCAATCTTAAAAAAAGCTGCTGACAGCGGTTCGGTTAACTATAATGTTGTCAATTTTCGGCAGTTTTCGGATAATAAACATCAGACTGTAGATGATTACCCGTACGGTGGGGGAGCAGGAATGGTTTTAAAGCCTCAACCTATTTTTGATGCCGTTTCAGAGCTTTTGAATGCTGATACCGATGCTACTCCGCGTGTAATCCTGCTTTGCCCACAAGGAGAACGATTTACGCAAAAAAAGGCAGAGGAACTGTCAGAAGAACAGCATCTAATTTTTATCTGTGGCCATTATGAAGGCTATGATGAAAGAATTCGCGAATATTTAATTACAGACGAAATTTCCATTGGTGATTATGTTTTAACCGGAGGAGAGCTTGGGGCAATGGTCATCATTGATAGCGTCGTTCGCCTCCTTCCTGGGGTCCTAGGAAATGAAGAATCTCATCAGAAAGACTCATTTAGCACGGGCTTTCTTGAGCATCCCCATTATACTAGACCAGCAGAATTCCGTGGCATGAACGTACCTGATGTTCTTTTATCTGGAAATCACCGATTGATTGAAGAGTGGCGGACAAAGGAATCGTTGCGTCGTACGTACTTAAGGCGTCCTGATTTACTTGAAAAAGTAGAACTTACAGAACAGCAACAAAAGTGGCTGGAAGAATTGCGGAATCAGCACGACTAA